One genomic segment of Fibrobacter sp. UWB5 includes these proteins:
- a CDS encoding D-alanine--D-alanine ligase produces the protein MARLRVLVLMGGPSTEHDVSVVSGTGVVRAMNPDRYNIHPVLIDKDGTWHWSSRELSPYQKDNFSVNYFRGLEGTAANCKKSPALSELPDADIAFLALHGKWGEDGHIQALLENWGIPYTGCGLLASALAMDKVKSKEIYKANGIPTPPYRVIWKHDFTGDTLVSVSDELGFPLVIKDPLGGSSIGIGIAKDLDEAGKIAQDLFKDSNRLLCEKFIAGEEASCGYIEGEKPLPPTEMRMTTREYFDFEAKYNGECKEVTPAEFDPDLTARIQELVKNAHYALGGAGYSRTDVRITKDKQLFAIETNTLPGMTPTSLLPQQAACNGITYSQLIDLIIDKSLYIKR, from the coding sequence CCGTTGTCAGTGGCACCGGCGTTGTTCGTGCCATGAACCCGGACCGTTACAACATCCACCCGGTGCTCATCGACAAAGACGGCACCTGGCACTGGTCTTCCCGCGAACTTTCCCCCTACCAGAAGGACAATTTCTCGGTGAACTACTTCCGCGGACTCGAAGGCACTGCCGCAAACTGCAAGAAGAGCCCCGCCCTTTCTGAACTCCCCGATGCCGACATCGCCTTCCTCGCCCTGCACGGCAAATGGGGCGAAGACGGCCACATTCAGGCCTTGCTCGAAAACTGGGGCATCCCGTACACCGGTTGCGGCCTCCTCGCATCAGCCCTTGCCATGGACAAGGTGAAGTCCAAGGAAATCTATAAGGCTAACGGCATTCCGACTCCGCCGTACCGCGTGATTTGGAAGCATGACTTCACCGGCGACACGCTCGTATCCGTTTCCGACGAGCTCGGATTTCCGCTGGTGATCAAGGACCCGCTGGGAGGTTCCTCCATCGGTATCGGTATCGCCAAGGACTTGGACGAAGCCGGCAAGATTGCCCAGGACCTGTTCAAGGATTCTAACCGCCTGCTCTGCGAAAAGTTCATTGCCGGCGAAGAAGCCAGCTGCGGTTACATCGAAGGCGAAAAGCCGCTTCCGCCGACCGAAATGCGCATGACCACCCGCGAATACTTCGACTTTGAAGCCAAGTACAACGGCGAATGCAAGGAAGTCACTCCGGCCGAATTCGACCCGGATCTCACGGCCCGCATCCAGGAACTCGTGAAGAACGCCCACTACGCCTTGGGCGGTGCCGGCTACAGCCGTACCGACGTCCGCATCACCAAGGACAAGCAGTTGTTCGCTATCGAAACGAACACGCTCCCGGGCATGACTCCCACGTCGCTCTTGCCGCAGCAGGCTGCCTGCAATGGCATTACTTACAGCCAGCTGATTGACTTGATTATCGACAAGAGCCTCTACATCAAAAGATAA
- the rimI gene encoding ribosomal protein S18-alanine N-acetyltransferase, with translation MSIRKMNSADIPAVLRIQGELAFQDWNERQYEQEIKAPYTYAVVYESEGAIEGYAVFHLLGADSELLSIAVSNSAQRKGIGTQLLHAGLSQLDLDKSDCCFLEVRENNIKARNFYEKHGFNLFGIRKKYYADGENAALYRTEGAQIG, from the coding sequence ATGTCCATTCGCAAAATGAATTCCGCCGACATTCCTGCCGTACTGAGGATTCAGGGCGAACTTGCGTTTCAGGACTGGAACGAACGACAATACGAACAAGAAATCAAGGCGCCCTACACCTACGCCGTCGTTTACGAAAGCGAAGGCGCCATTGAAGGCTACGCCGTATTTCACTTGCTGGGCGCAGATTCCGAACTGCTCTCGATTGCCGTAAGCAACAGCGCTCAGCGCAAGGGAATCGGCACGCAGCTATTGCATGCAGGGCTTTCGCAACTCGATCTAGACAAGTCCGACTGTTGCTTTCTAGAAGTCCGCGAGAACAACATCAAGGCACGCAACTTCTACGAAAAGCACGGATTTAATTTGTTCGGAATTCGCAAGAAATATTACGCCGATGGCGAAAATGCGGCGCTTTACCGCACCGAAGGAGCTCAAATTGGCTAA
- a CDS encoding glycoside hydrolase family 9 protein, whose protein sequence is MKIPVRYNHVGYAPDAAKIFFVNPQEFKSASEGPDSYKFRVVRRLHCDDMSTMWEGSLVEGSFEHHGVCEYTGETLWSGDFSGVSQTGIFFIQILKKNVAEKEALVFETEPFEISTEWLYRQLLANIKSFYYQRSGVDLTPDFAGKWARPAAHLDDCIGFHPSMNREGTWNAHGGWYDAGDYGKYIVNGGVSVATLLLACELIADSASDNRAYKAINSADPVVGPDGRKMYSLMDEVRFELEFFLRMQDNDGGVFFKVTPEHWDGFVSPKDSDILQKRMILGKSTTSTLNFAGSLAAASRVYRKRDTAFAERCLQAAVKAYNWAVSRPFEDWPHNTEGSGGYGDEHAEDEFFWARAMLYRELLARGEAVEGLTAESLRPLLLEDMTIIPPKSCLDWRDTQNFGWIALALQDKDEEFRISARTTLAMTAREIIDLQRSDAYGIPVRRFIWGSNGDIANHALTLAIVKRWAPSLGGMSLDFWCRELVNYIYGRNPVDVSFVTGSAWSSPKEPHHRLSHSDGVEEPIPGLLVGGINSDRQDMHRTPNVVPHYPGEASGFSYTDERISFASNETAINWNAPLTAVLALLCTE, encoded by the coding sequence ATGAAGATTCCTGTTCGCTACAACCATGTCGGTTATGCTCCCGACGCGGCAAAGATTTTCTTTGTGAATCCGCAGGAGTTTAAATCCGCCAGCGAAGGCCCTGATTCCTATAAATTCCGTGTTGTAAGACGCTTGCATTGCGATGATATGTCGACCATGTGGGAAGGCTCTCTGGTGGAGGGTTCTTTTGAACATCATGGCGTTTGCGAATATACCGGCGAAACCCTTTGGTCTGGTGATTTCTCGGGTGTTTCTCAAACGGGAATCTTTTTTATCCAGATTTTGAAGAAAAATGTTGCCGAAAAAGAGGCTTTGGTTTTTGAAACCGAACCTTTTGAGATTTCGACGGAATGGCTTTACCGCCAATTGCTCGCTAACATCAAGTCTTTTTATTACCAGCGTAGCGGTGTAGACTTGACTCCCGATTTTGCGGGCAAGTGGGCAAGGCCTGCGGCTCACCTGGACGATTGCATTGGGTTCCATCCGAGTATGAATCGCGAAGGAACTTGGAATGCCCACGGTGGTTGGTACGATGCCGGCGATTATGGCAAGTACATTGTGAATGGCGGCGTGTCTGTTGCGACGTTGCTGCTCGCTTGCGAATTGATTGCGGATTCCGCGAGCGACAATCGCGCCTACAAGGCCATCAATTCGGCTGATCCGGTGGTTGGTCCCGATGGTCGCAAGATGTACAGCTTGATGGACGAAGTCCGCTTTGAACTTGAATTCTTCTTGCGCATGCAGGACAACGATGGCGGTGTGTTCTTTAAGGTGACGCCTGAACATTGGGACGGCTTTGTTTCTCCTAAAGATTCCGACATTTTGCAAAAGCGCATGATTCTGGGAAAGTCGACGACCTCAACGCTGAATTTTGCGGGCTCGCTTGCAGCCGCTTCGCGCGTGTATCGCAAACGCGATACGGCGTTCGCAGAACGCTGCCTGCAAGCCGCGGTAAAGGCCTACAATTGGGCGGTGTCGCGCCCGTTTGAAGATTGGCCGCATAATACCGAAGGCAGTGGCGGTTACGGCGACGAACATGCCGAAGACGAATTTTTCTGGGCCCGCGCGATGCTTTACCGCGAATTGCTGGCCCGCGGCGAAGCGGTGGAAGGCCTTACCGCCGAAAGCTTGCGCCCGCTGCTCCTGGAAGACATGACGATAATTCCGCCCAAGTCTTGCCTGGACTGGCGCGATACCCAGAATTTTGGCTGGATTGCGCTCGCCTTGCAAGATAAGGACGAAGAATTCCGCATTTCTGCCCGCACCACTCTTGCCATGACAGCCCGCGAAATCATTGACTTGCAGAGATCCGACGCTTACGGCATTCCCGTGCGCCGGTTCATTTGGGGGAGCAATGGCGATATTGCAAACCACGCGCTGACGCTTGCAATCGTAAAGCGCTGGGCTCCTAGCCTGGGCGGTATGTCGCTCGATTTCTGGTGCCGCGAACTGGTGAATTACATTTACGGACGCAATCCGGTAGACGTCAGTTTTGTGACGGGCTCTGCCTGGAGTTCGCCGAAAGAACCGCACCACCGCTTGAGCCATTCCGATGGCGTGGAAGAACCGATTCCGGGACTTTTGGTGGGTGGCATCAACAGCGACCGCCAGGACATGCACCGTACGCCGAATGTGGTGCCGCATTATCCGGGTGAAGCTTCTGGCTTTTCATATACGGATGAACGCATCTCGTTTGCAAGTAACGAAACGGCCATTAACTGGAATGCGCCGCTTACTGCAGTGCTCGCGTTGCTTTGCACCGAATAA
- a CDS encoding right-handed parallel beta-helix repeat-containing protein → MKLRVWTSTAIFMVALHASAFAVEGGTLEKSVIGGTLTGFLKKDNSPYLVNETIVVPEGKALVVEAGTALYFSEGTGLDVRGGSVAIMGEKGNTVTMTSAEDGKLWNGITVTGVKRSEIQGTHIENAMFGIAVESGSLDVRDGVISNAGRAGVFVRNGSVALQWTRVEDCINVGVWATHSAEIDIDASTLSGNHVALFAGENSTVNLMRTQIDMNEVGIVDLGNNVLTQRNSTVENNEVAFVAEDIPPQDIRPALEDNSKLFARNASEYKNDLGEEPVNPYADAAKYAGNMKESQDSSWSISGNVGIELGYHKVLTRHNSSAEDYISQDDTIKPGERYINYFQVPGFFTNWNANLLMKSPTGATFEVVTDISSDAWDHFKVYQFQASYTDDMQHLVLGDFYTNAGELYLAGLHAFGASYDMNLFKNSANDPMFMGSVFMGEMNAPKTVGERNYDVYQDYVDDGEAEAQRMVGGGKVRWNMHRRFNGTLGFVASKDYLEDPFLRDGMDPNTNTAKPVVSSRNLFADGNWLFYPGDIKLNGQIAVGAADTLNAAKIRAVNQVFSEAGLDPSNFALLNKLMSNVNEVNSLSRRKLEQIFGENSMMTPAEMREELKRLLNKAREVAKTIHTDDIAPTSGEFWGHEHWAFSGAYQWSNPRTFVEGFFRYVGSEYYSAGSEDLLQNSRMLGGNLKQKIYDFWNFGFGYCLNVENAAGQGNDYNLFGMGEGTQWGLPGAHTNWLKEHEQDPVRTLYIHDGYVKNDFKLNDKMGLTFKYAFNYRTRSTPQRLYANYSALSGIYNDPWFEEIKGRPSMKVFNGVDTIKIDSARWADYYALADEPYLATQFTEKLMKHTLELGWSYKMPEHVLNIGGVLVVFTDMSEFEQDRLLSRFQFKYQTYGILGYYLHGSDYLEQRYPISLTTTLEGIRNTVSLTPRYKIYNRNDMSEFEWTLMDNLEMELKPDFLDLTLSGSLRQNLLSYEIMNQDYDEMEFDLDASAKLRIHHSPALYSDWTIGTLLNYRPDSKADQYKDFYIIAALNYEF, encoded by the coding sequence GCGGGTACGGCTCTTTATTTTTCCGAAGGGACGGGGCTTGATGTCCGTGGTGGCTCGGTTGCCATTATGGGCGAAAAGGGTAACACGGTGACCATGACTTCTGCCGAAGATGGCAAGTTGTGGAACGGAATTACGGTTACGGGTGTCAAGCGCTCTGAAATTCAGGGAACCCATATCGAAAACGCCATGTTCGGCATTGCGGTCGAAAGCGGTTCGCTCGATGTGCGAGACGGTGTTATTTCGAATGCGGGCCGTGCGGGCGTGTTTGTGCGCAACGGCTCTGTGGCCCTGCAGTGGACTCGAGTCGAAGACTGTATAAATGTCGGTGTGTGGGCAACGCACAGTGCCGAGATCGATATTGACGCGTCTACGCTTTCGGGCAACCATGTGGCCCTCTTTGCAGGCGAGAATTCGACTGTGAACCTAATGCGTACGCAAATCGACATGAATGAAGTCGGTATTGTTGATTTAGGCAACAACGTTCTGACGCAAAGAAATTCTACCGTAGAAAACAACGAAGTCGCTTTTGTGGCCGAAGATATCCCGCCGCAGGATATTCGCCCGGCATTGGAGGACAATTCGAAACTGTTTGCGAGAAACGCTTCCGAATACAAGAATGACCTTGGTGAAGAACCGGTGAATCCGTATGCCGACGCTGCCAAGTATGCGGGCAACATGAAGGAGTCTCAAGATTCATCATGGAGCATTTCGGGTAACGTGGGCATTGAACTGGGTTACCACAAGGTGCTGACCCGCCACAATTCTTCGGCCGAAGATTATATTTCGCAAGACGATACGATCAAACCTGGTGAACGTTATATCAACTACTTCCAGGTTCCTGGATTCTTTACGAACTGGAACGCAAACCTGTTGATGAAATCGCCGACGGGTGCGACATTCGAGGTGGTGACCGATATTTCGAGCGATGCATGGGACCACTTTAAGGTTTACCAGTTCCAGGCCAGTTATACCGATGACATGCAACACTTGGTGTTGGGTGATTTCTATACGAACGCTGGCGAACTTTACTTGGCGGGACTACATGCCTTTGGTGCAAGCTATGATATGAATTTGTTCAAAAATTCAGCCAATGACCCGATGTTCATGGGCTCTGTGTTCATGGGTGAAATGAATGCCCCCAAGACGGTGGGCGAACGCAATTACGACGTTTACCAGGATTACGTGGATGACGGCGAAGCCGAAGCCCAGAGAATGGTGGGTGGCGGAAAGGTCCGCTGGAATATGCACCGTCGCTTTAACGGAACCTTGGGCTTTGTGGCAAGTAAGGATTATCTGGAAGACCCCTTCTTGAGAGACGGCATGGACCCGAACACGAATACCGCAAAACCGGTGGTGTCTTCGAGAAACTTGTTCGCCGATGGAAACTGGCTGTTTTATCCGGGTGATATCAAGCTGAATGGCCAGATTGCAGTGGGTGCTGCAGATACGCTGAATGCGGCCAAGATACGTGCCGTGAACCAGGTGTTCTCGGAAGCTGGGCTTGATCCGTCTAATTTTGCTTTGCTCAACAAGTTGATGAGCAATGTGAACGAAGTGAATTCGCTCAGCAGAAGAAAGCTGGAACAGATCTTCGGTGAAAATTCGATGATGACTCCCGCTGAAATGCGCGAAGAATTGAAGAGGCTTTTGAACAAGGCTCGTGAGGTCGCCAAGACGATCCATACCGATGACATTGCTCCGACGAGCGGTGAATTCTGGGGCCATGAACATTGGGCATTCTCTGGTGCGTACCAGTGGTCGAATCCGCGTACTTTTGTGGAAGGTTTCTTCAGGTATGTGGGGAGCGAATACTACAGCGCCGGTTCCGAAGACTTGCTGCAGAATTCCCGTATGCTCGGCGGTAACTTGAAGCAAAAGATTTACGACTTCTGGAATTTTGGATTCGGTTACTGCTTGAATGTCGAAAACGCTGCTGGCCAGGGTAACGATTACAATTTATTCGGTATGGGCGAAGGTACGCAGTGGGGACTCCCGGGCGCGCACACCAACTGGCTCAAGGAACATGAACAGGATCCTGTAAGAACGCTCTACATTCATGATGGTTACGTGAAGAACGATTTTAAGTTGAACGACAAGATGGGTCTTACGTTCAAGTATGCCTTCAATTACAGAACGCGTAGCACGCCGCAGCGCCTGTACGCCAACTATTCTGCCCTTTCGGGCATTTATAACGATCCGTGGTTCGAAGAAATCAAGGGTCGCCCGTCGATGAAGGTTTTCAACGGCGTTGACACCATCAAGATCGACTCTGCCCGCTGGGCCGATTACTACGCCTTGGCCGATGAACCTTATTTGGCGACCCAGTTCACCGAAAAACTGATGAAGCATACCCTGGAATTGGGCTGGTCTTACAAGATGCCGGAACATGTGCTGAACATCGGCGGTGTGTTGGTGGTGTTTACGGACATGTCTGAATTCGAACAGGACCGCTTGCTTTCTCGTTTCCAGTTCAAGTACCAGACTTACGGCATTCTCGGTTATTACCTGCATGGCAGCGACTACTTGGAACAGCGCTATCCGATTTCTTTGACGACGACGCTCGAAGGAATTCGCAATACGGTTTCCTTGACGCCTAGGTACAAGATCTACAACCGCAACGACATGAGCGAATTCGAATGGACCTTGATGGATAACCTGGAAATGGAACTCAAGCCGGATTTCCTGGACCTTACGCTGTCGGGTAGCCTTCGCCAGAACCTGTTGAGCTACGAAATCATGAACCAGGATTACGACGAAATGGAATTTGACCTTGACGCCTCTGCAAAGCTGCGCATTCATCATTCTCCGGCGTTGTATTCTGACTGGACCATTGGTACGCTCCTGAACTACCGCCCGGATAGCAAGGCCGACCAATATAAAGATTTCTACATAATTGCGGCCTTGAATTACGAGTTCTAG
- a CDS encoding YdcF family protein, whose translation MAKLPTKKQIQKKKIILSAVAAAFVFLIIVFYMVMTRSGHWLVDDDEFEHVKWAVVLDGQSADMERIDLAAELMASGKVDSVLILGRRILRNRSNAEFYLEDFMRLGSFDSNAVYIARHDDPSTIGEAYTIIPWLKQHNADTVLLITGAAATHRVKRIFNVLSGESPVYLTTDIHHYQYNADSWYSSRESRKEWLRNWLSLAASYFDLLPAGNLTEADSFYYKPIVSAKEYEAEKNPVVDLQSLLPKVKEKLEEPVELPKDTLAKDTIVKDTTKKESAKSDKKETDKKEADKKDSDKKDSAKKDSTKSEQKSEQKKESDSKKDSSKK comes from the coding sequence TTGGCTAAGCTACCCACCAAAAAACAGATTCAGAAAAAGAAAATCATCCTAAGCGCAGTCGCTGCCGCTTTCGTTTTCTTGATAATCGTCTTCTACATGGTCATGACACGAAGCGGTCACTGGCTTGTCGATGACGATGAATTCGAACATGTAAAGTGGGCCGTGGTTCTAGACGGTCAATCCGCCGACATGGAACGCATTGACCTCGCCGCCGAACTCATGGCAAGCGGAAAGGTCGATTCCGTGCTCATACTCGGTCGCCGCATTCTCCGCAACCGCAGCAACGCCGAATTCTATCTCGAAGACTTTATGCGCCTCGGCAGCTTCGACAGCAACGCCGTCTATATCGCTCGACACGACGACCCTTCAACAATCGGCGAAGCCTACACCATTATCCCCTGGCTCAAGCAGCACAATGCCGACACCGTCTTGCTGATTACAGGAGCCGCCGCCACGCACCGCGTCAAGCGCATTTTCAACGTACTCTCGGGCGAATCTCCGGTTTACCTGACCACTGATATTCACCACTACCAGTATAACGCGGATTCCTGGTATTCCAGCCGCGAATCCCGCAAGGAATGGCTCCGCAACTGGCTATCGCTCGCCGCCTCCTATTTCGATTTGCTCCCGGCAGGCAACCTCACCGAAGCCGATTCTTTCTACTACAAGCCCATTGTTTCGGCCAAGGAATACGAAGCCGAAAAGAATCCCGTAGTCGATTTGCAATCGCTGCTTCCGAAGGTCAAGGAAAAGTTGGAAGAACCGGTGGAACTCCCCAAGGATACGCTCGCCAAGGACACGATCGTCAAGGACACCACCAAAAAAGAATCCGCTAAATCCGACAAAAAAGAAACTGACAAGAAAGAAGCCGACAAAAAGGATTCTGACAAGAAGGATTCCGCTAAAAAAGATTCTACCAAGTCAGAGCAGAAATCCGAACAGAAAAAAGAATCTGACTCTAAAAAAGATTCCAGCAAAAAATAA
- the tsaB gene encoding tRNA (adenosine(37)-N6)-threonylcarbamoyltransferase complex dimerization subunit type 1 TsaB: MFDLFVDTSRKGISMALLESGAADPRYFESIDEAARGETASAMLDVLLEKAGAALDQVTRVMVTLGPGSFSGLRTGVAFCEGLSFSGKRKLYGVSTLQALACFADAPENAAVVIRARKGYWYLRLADNESFIETAQVVDALKANPVKTVVVDEAVLADETLPAVFKEIGAATVLDKGRPLSDWAKLFDSVTPSLMQEANYIQPSYFEKLH, from the coding sequence ATGTTCGACTTATTTGTAGATACTTCGCGCAAGGGAATCTCGATGGCGCTTCTGGAATCGGGCGCCGCCGACCCCCGTTACTTTGAATCCATTGACGAGGCGGCGCGCGGAGAAACCGCGTCTGCCATGCTCGACGTCTTGCTTGAAAAGGCAGGCGCCGCCCTCGACCAGGTCACTCGCGTCATGGTGACGCTCGGCCCCGGTTCTTTCAGCGGACTGCGCACGGGAGTCGCCTTTTGCGAAGGCTTAAGCTTTAGCGGCAAGCGCAAGCTCTACGGCGTTTCTACGTTGCAAGCCCTCGCCTGCTTTGCCGACGCGCCCGAAAATGCGGCAGTTGTCATCCGCGCCCGCAAAGGCTACTGGTACCTGCGCCTTGCCGACAACGAAAGCTTTATCGAGACCGCCCAAGTGGTCGACGCCCTCAAGGCAAATCCGGTAAAGACCGTCGTCGTAGACGAGGCCGTCCTCGCCGACGAAACATTGCCTGCCGTATTCAAGGAAATCGGAGCCGCGACGGTTCTCGACAAAGGCCGCCCACTAAGCGATTGGGCCAAGTTGTTCGATTCGGTCACCCCGAGCTTGATGCAAGAAGCAAACTACATTCAACCGTCGTACTTCGAAAAATTGCACTGA